Proteins from a single region of Aureibacter tunicatorum:
- a CDS encoding DUF5723 family protein, whose protein sequence is MRFIVSLIFSTFCISTHAYSQNYQGAGEDNFSGVLSPVFQPAAIVDYPGKFDFLITGGSLHAASNAVTLTRTSHFLDFDFNDIDYIKEIHNRKRYGYQEADILLPSFLYKWNTQNAISLSFRTRQASSMHGVTPDIVNNLIKDHENTNTPNTGEQDRMVENQSGAANTMSWQEINITYARTIIEDRYKRISIGATPKVLIGIAAIHSQVYDMTIGYDQTDNRYVNDIQARYGMSSNLNEAGEEDWKFKPAGGLSLGLDLGFRYEKKKPKSNCPTYGQSKRNYISQKDLLSEFRDYEYRIDVSVKDIGRVLFNESENSATINGLIDPFAYISGDQFRNIKTPEQLKDTLATMMVLNTNPEKFYMSLPTSLSVNIDYNLENDFYVNLGMSVDISSIIIAKHYLKRPNSFNITPRWETHLIAVSLPNYFNTFGEYQMGLGMRVGPITAGINNILPFTGKDTFASAGAYVAFKSFIWPRKENPYEIPCP, encoded by the coding sequence ATGAGATTTATAGTTTCCCTAATATTTTCTACATTTTGTATAAGCACACATGCTTATTCCCAAAATTATCAAGGTGCGGGAGAGGACAACTTTTCAGGTGTGCTAAGTCCAGTATTTCAACCGGCTGCTATCGTTGATTATCCTGGAAAGTTCGATTTCTTAATCACCGGAGGGAGCCTTCATGCTGCAAGCAATGCGGTAACTCTTACAAGGACGTCCCACTTTCTGGATTTCGATTTCAACGACATCGACTATATCAAAGAAATTCATAACAGAAAAAGATACGGATATCAAGAAGCCGACATCTTACTGCCTAGTTTCTTATACAAGTGGAACACTCAAAATGCCATCTCATTATCCTTCAGAACCCGACAAGCATCCAGCATGCATGGAGTGACTCCTGACATCGTTAATAATCTCATAAAAGATCACGAAAACACCAATACGCCAAATACAGGTGAGCAAGATCGAATGGTTGAGAATCAAAGCGGGGCAGCCAATACTATGTCTTGGCAAGAAATAAATATCACTTATGCCCGAACGATCATTGAAGATCGTTACAAAAGGATCAGCATAGGAGCCACACCTAAAGTTCTGATAGGCATAGCAGCTATACACAGTCAGGTTTATGATATGACAATCGGTTATGACCAAACCGACAACAGGTATGTGAATGATATACAAGCCAGATACGGCATGTCTTCAAATCTCAATGAAGCAGGCGAAGAAGATTGGAAATTCAAACCGGCCGGAGGTCTTTCTTTAGGCTTGGACTTGGGATTCAGATATGAAAAGAAAAAGCCAAAATCTAATTGCCCCACTTACGGTCAAAGCAAAAGAAACTACATCTCCCAAAAAGATTTATTATCAGAATTCAGGGATTATGAATACCGTATCGATGTTTCTGTAAAAGACATTGGTCGCGTGCTATTTAATGAATCGGAGAACTCTGCCACAATCAATGGGTTAATCGATCCATTCGCATATATTTCAGGAGATCAATTCAGAAATATCAAGACTCCTGAACAACTGAAGGATACACTAGCGACTATGATGGTCCTAAATACAAATCCAGAAAAATTCTACATGTCACTGCCCACCTCTTTAAGCGTCAATATAGACTACAATCTAGAAAATGATTTCTACGTAAATCTTGGAATGTCAGTAGACATCTCCTCGATCATCATCGCGAAGCACTATTTGAAACGCCCAAATAGTTTCAACATCACTCCGAGATGGGAAACTCACCTCATCGCCGTATCGCTACCCAATTACTTCAATACTTTTGGAGAATACCAAATGGGACTTGGAATGCGAGTCGGGCCAATAACCGCGGGGATCAACAATATTCTCCCCTTTACAGGAAAAGATACTTTTGCAAGCGCTGGAGCTTATGTGGCTTTCAAAAGCTTCATATGGCCACGAAAAGAAAACCCTTATGAAATCCCCTGTCCTTGA
- a CDS encoding Crp/Fnr family transcriptional regulator — translation MKLENFLQGIKPMPDNKASFIASHFKKEIHQKGISLLKEGQISKKSYFVESGIVRCFIIDLDGNEITTRFYSTPDFLNDYLSFFSQKPANENYELLTDCVLYSITLDNVQKCFHNVPEFREWGRMLLTLNYSYMSNKMIDYHKLSAQERYLKLMNEQPEIVQQAPLNMIASYLNVTKYSLSRIRKELTKS, via the coding sequence ATGAAATTGGAGAATTTTCTGCAAGGAATAAAACCAATGCCTGACAACAAGGCCTCTTTTATCGCTTCCCATTTTAAAAAAGAAATTCATCAAAAAGGAATATCCTTGTTAAAAGAAGGCCAGATAAGCAAAAAATCATATTTCGTCGAATCTGGAATTGTACGCTGCTTCATTATTGATTTGGATGGGAATGAAATCACTACTCGGTTCTATTCCACTCCCGACTTTTTAAATGATTACCTTTCCTTTTTTAGCCAGAAACCTGCCAATGAAAACTATGAATTATTAACCGATTGCGTATTGTATAGCATAACATTGGACAATGTCCAAAAGTGTTTTCATAATGTTCCTGAGTTCAGAGAATGGGGCAGAATGTTATTAACGCTGAATTACAGCTATATGAGCAATAAAATGATTGACTATCATAAACTATCTGCTCAAGAGCGTTATTTAAAACTAATGAATGAACAACCCGAGATAGTGCAACAGGCCCCATTGAATATGATTGCATCCTATTTAAACGTAACGAAGTATTCCTTAAGCAGAATTCGCAAAGAACTGACTAAATCTTAA
- the rapA gene encoding RNA polymerase-associated protein RapA: MSDFFPNQRWTSDGEPELGIGIVIETYFNRVKINFPSADQTRQYAIDNAPLRRVSFKPGDTVFDKNQRPFVIDRIQEDGDLILYINQNRTLSEADLGDVTMQHGVDEKLLSGEIDHPSLFSLRRSTLAYDHQRKTSPINGFAGGRIDLIPHQLYIAHEVSSRYSPRVLLSDQVGLGKTIEACLILHRLILSERVSRVLIVVPDTLIHQWFVEMLRRFNLWFHIFDEERCEALDETAPDGNPFLDDQLVICSISFLAKSPKRSQQAVLAGWDMLVVDEAHHLEWSTNNPSPEYEIVEILSKIAKGLLLLTATPEQLGEESHFARLRLLDPERYNDYEAFLIESNDQKSIAKIVEKISSDKSLSSEDKSLLEEIFDEKKLSQLEKNDTFIKNQIIEDLLDQHGPGRVIFRNTRSAMSGFPSRKAHRITLTASEQEAWVNNMSKEFLFDLGESEKPQFDYDDDPRTKWLVSHVSALKPAKALLICKSKAKVLALENALEKLGNLKTAVFHEDMSIVQRDRNAAWFSEPEGANILLCSEIGSEGRNFQFAHHLILFDLPVHPELLEQRIGRLDRIGQTQDIQIYIPYLKGSPQETFVRWYHEGLNAFEENIEGGNQISQTFHNRLIELATSRDSIKIDKLINDTIVFHEKLKRKLSDGRDKLLEMNSFRPKIAQELIEQIQLSDQSLDLEIYMTKVFEHFSIEMEDLSARTYFIRPSRSNREAFPSIPDKGISITFDRIRALNREDLSFVTWDHPMVTGAIDMMLSEGIGSASYGKLKGTGKTNILLETTFILETNSKNGIDVNRFLPSTPLRIVVDHHGEEQTQTYTTDLINKHLIPGNIEQLLNNDIFADSIIPNMLDTATQIAEQLSQEIIHESLSGMNQTLDHEIGRLAYLFKKNQSIRTDEIHTALDEKNELTNLIENARIRLDSIMLITEG, encoded by the coding sequence ATGAGTGACTTCTTTCCAAACCAAAGGTGGACAAGCGATGGAGAGCCTGAACTTGGCATAGGTATCGTCATCGAAACCTACTTCAATCGAGTAAAAATAAACTTCCCCTCTGCTGATCAAACAAGACAATACGCAATAGACAATGCTCCCCTAAGGCGAGTTTCATTCAAGCCAGGCGATACTGTCTTTGATAAAAACCAACGACCATTTGTCATTGACCGCATACAAGAAGATGGCGATTTAATATTATACATTAATCAAAACAGAACACTTTCGGAAGCCGATCTAGGTGATGTGACTATGCAACATGGCGTTGATGAAAAATTACTCTCTGGAGAAATTGACCACCCCAGTCTGTTCTCATTAAGAAGAAGTACATTAGCATATGATCACCAACGCAAAACATCTCCTATTAACGGTTTTGCAGGCGGAAGAATCGATCTAATTCCACATCAATTATATATCGCCCATGAAGTTAGCTCTCGCTATTCTCCACGAGTTTTGCTTTCCGATCAAGTCGGCTTGGGCAAAACTATTGAAGCCTGTTTGATCTTGCACCGCTTGATTCTAAGCGAAAGAGTCTCTCGAGTACTGATTGTAGTGCCGGACACATTGATACATCAGTGGTTTGTGGAAATGCTCAGACGCTTTAATTTATGGTTTCATATATTCGATGAAGAAAGATGCGAGGCATTGGACGAAACGGCTCCCGACGGCAATCCTTTTCTGGATGATCAATTAGTGATTTGCAGTATCTCATTTTTAGCGAAATCGCCTAAACGAAGCCAGCAAGCGGTCTTGGCAGGTTGGGATATGCTCGTCGTCGATGAAGCGCATCACCTTGAGTGGTCAACTAATAATCCCAGCCCCGAATATGAAATCGTTGAAATATTAAGCAAAATTGCAAAAGGTCTATTATTGTTAACAGCCACTCCTGAACAATTGGGTGAAGAAAGCCACTTTGCACGACTTAGGTTACTAGATCCTGAAAGGTACAATGATTACGAGGCTTTCCTAATAGAATCCAATGATCAAAAATCAATTGCAAAAATTGTTGAAAAAATTTCTTCTGACAAATCCCTATCCTCTGAAGACAAGTCATTGCTTGAAGAAATATTCGATGAGAAAAAATTAAGTCAATTAGAAAAAAATGACACATTCATCAAAAATCAAATCATTGAAGATTTGTTAGACCAACATGGTCCCGGACGTGTGATTTTTAGAAACACGCGATCTGCGATGAGTGGATTTCCATCAAGAAAAGCTCATAGGATCACTTTGACAGCGAGCGAGCAAGAAGCATGGGTTAATAACATGTCCAAAGAATTTCTATTCGATCTTGGTGAAAGTGAAAAGCCTCAGTTCGACTACGATGATGACCCGAGGACTAAATGGCTCGTTTCTCATGTGTCTGCATTAAAACCAGCAAAAGCGCTATTAATCTGCAAAAGCAAAGCCAAGGTTTTAGCTCTAGAAAATGCTCTAGAAAAACTCGGCAATCTCAAAACAGCAGTTTTTCATGAAGACATGTCTATTGTTCAAAGAGATCGAAATGCGGCGTGGTTTTCAGAACCCGAAGGAGCCAACATTTTACTATGCTCCGAAATAGGAAGCGAAGGTCGAAACTTTCAGTTTGCTCATCATTTGATTTTATTCGATCTGCCTGTACACCCAGAGTTATTAGAACAAAGAATCGGTCGATTAGATCGTATCGGCCAAACCCAAGATATACAAATCTACATTCCTTACCTAAAAGGAAGTCCGCAGGAAACCTTCGTTCGTTGGTATCATGAAGGCCTTAATGCATTTGAGGAGAATATTGAAGGAGGAAATCAAATAAGCCAAACTTTTCATAACAGACTCATTGAATTAGCAACATCAAGGGATAGCATTAAAATTGACAAGCTCATAAACGATACGATTGTGTTTCATGAGAAATTAAAAAGAAAATTATCCGATGGCCGGGACAAGCTTCTTGAGATGAACTCTTTCAGGCCAAAAATAGCACAAGAGCTAATCGAACAGATCCAACTGTCTGATCAATCCTTAGATCTTGAAATTTATATGACTAAGGTATTCGAACACTTTAGCATAGAAATGGAAGATTTATCAGCACGCACATATTTTATCCGACCTTCAAGAAGCAATAGAGAAGCTTTTCCATCAATTCCTGACAAGGGCATATCCATTACTTTTGATAGAATAAGAGCATTGAACCGTGAAGATTTAAGTTTTGTCACTTGGGATCATCCTATGGTCACTGGGGCTATAGACATGATGCTTAGCGAAGGCATTGGAAGTGCCAGCTATGGCAAGTTGAAAGGAACAGGAAAAACCAATATACTGCTAGAAACTACATTCATCTTAGAGACGAACTCAAAAAACGGTATCGATGTGAATCGCTTTTTACCTTCCACTCCGCTAAGAATTGTTGTAGATCACCACGGAGAAGAACAAACCCAAACCTATACAACAGACCTGATTAACAAACATTTAATACCAGGAAATATTGAACAGCTACTCAACAATGATATTTTTGCGGATTCGATCATTCCTAATATGCTGGACACAGCGACTCAAATTGCAGAACAGTTAAGCCAAGAAATCATCCATGAAAGTCTGTCTGGAATGAATCAAACTCTTGATCATGAAATAGGCCGTTTGGCATATCTTTTCAAAAAAAATCAATCCATAAGAACAGACGAGATTCATACCGCTCTTGATGAAAAAAATGAATTAACAAATCTGATTGAAAATGCGCGTATAAGATTGGATTCTATCATGTTGATTACTGAAGGATAA